The Cydia pomonella isolate Wapato2018A chromosome 13, ilCydPomo1, whole genome shotgun sequence genome segment CAGTAGTATATAATTGTCTAGCGGGCACTTGTCGCTAAGCAGGAATAGTCAGTATGACTACTTCCATGGAAGTCCCCATTATCAACTCCACGACCACTGCCATGACCATCCTATGACCATCGCATGACCAATCCCATGATCACCCCATGACCAACCCCATGGCCAAACCATGTGCACCCCATAGCAGAACCATGAATACGCATATGATAACCCCATGATCACCCAATGGCCAATCCCATGACCACTCCTATGACTTTCTCCACTACCATTGAGAAGGTAAGTAGGAGGCTCTCTTCAATACTATTCACAATGCAAataattctactaatagaaatAAGTCAATACTACTCAATTTCCAAATTTCGATATCGTTCgctcaaaatttaaaaaaattgatcaATATAGGCTCGGTGGTCGCTCTCACATTGCTAAATTAAGCTTTAAAACCTTTATATCCCAGCGGCCATGGGTACTATGAGAATTTTTTACCGCCCAATGTCATTTATGTCTGGCAACTCTCTGAGCTATGTTAATAACCTCGGTTCTCTTCCAGATCTCCTCATTTCAAATTCGATTTTATAGAGAATTTTAGATCATAGCTCGCTCAATTGCCCTTTGAGTGACTTTGACCTTTTTTATAAGACCCATTGTGAGCAATCACGTCTGTGTTGTAAGTCTTCACTGGCAACACGCACTGGTTGAATAGCTTCATCTTAAGATACTGCGTGCAGATTCGAGTTGATTTGTGCGATACAACGACAAAAGAAATGTGTTTGaattatatcttataataataataataagccaatcttaataataaaaatactatttatgaCGCACATTCTGATGATtaagataatttataatttaagaaCATTCTTTTCAGATAACAGTGTAACAAGAAGTAATGTTGCCACTGATAAATACTAGCTGTACTGAATTAAGTCgtattaaaatacgagtatatatatttaGTCTTTGAGAAgtttcatagaaaatataacATTTCGTGGAGCTTCTTTTTTCTGGATGCATGTTAATTTTCAGAGGCTATTTTCTTTGTTAATTCTATATTGTTTCTTATCAATTAACTCaatgaatgtataaataaatataaatatgtataagataCTCCATACGGGACGTCATACTATTTGTTATGATAATAAAGGTGTACCTATATTAAACGCCAGACTAAGGAAATATAGTAAGGTACTAAATATTAAGTTGTAGGAGGTATATGCAACTTTCGAAAGTCTATAATGTCTAATTTGGAAAACAGATGATGCTTTGGAGAAAAAACTGGGCAAGTTCGACTTAAACTCGCCCACAGAGGGTTTCGTACGAACATAACctgttttatacaaatttatagtttcagatttttccttgtacttgtagtataagacgatattacttgcacAAATTCATGGTTCTAGATACGAAGAATAAAGATATATGGGTAAGTTGAAATACACCGCATACGACAATTTAGActcatataaaatgtaataactTTAATGATCTGACGAGGCGCAAACATGCTAATGATAATGTCtgatttttattcaaatacgTGAATTgcaatacttaataaaaaatacacatgcGCATTTATAAACATCACTTTAAAGTTTACAAACCAGTTTACTGTTAACTATCTTTACATTGTGTGAATTATAGTTTTTGATAGTAGTAACACCGGCACTGCGGCAAGTAGCTTAGCTTGCAACTAATCGTTATGCGGAGTAGAATCGACTCCGTAACGTATGTGGTGAACGTGTTTAGTTTTAGAATTGTTCCAATAATCCAATTTTTACAGTCTTAAGATTGTAAAAAGCGGACCGACTCCTATACCGTAATGTATTATATCTTGTAAAAAATAGTACAAGTACCTAATACAAATACACACTCATATCGAAAATTACAGTCATAATATAATACACAAACTTACAATACTTGAACGCAATGGTCAGATCATCTCAGTAACTGTGTACTTAATTAATCGAATTGTTTACAAGGTTAGTCCATTTCTAACACGACTAAATCGAGTGTGTACTCGATAATGTAATTATTGGCAGGTAAACCACCTCCACTTTGCTCCAAACATTGCTAGCACGTTGATGAGTATTAGCTACTTTATGGCTAACTCGTGCTCGTGGTAAATATATgttcttcttattttttattttcatttagcGCCGGTATGGGCTCTGGTAgtttggtaagggcatttatttgtgtgttcatcacagatatttgtttctgagttatggatgttttctatgtattacagtatttatctatatctaaCCCCAATATATTATCATCATCTattacccgcaacacaagcctaattgagctcactgtggggctaggtcgatttatGTAAGATGTCTCATAAaggtaaagatagtttattatttaagtaggcatattacaatgcgcttatgaacgacaaataaagctacactggctctaaccctacacctctgacccgagaagatttaaatcccttcTCAATTGGAGgaaggtatcccaatatggaccggcaagaaactcggcgggacacatgtTTTCTAAACATTACAtcatataattaacatgcattaaataagaaaaaatacaatttagattactgtAGAAATCATACAATTACTTTCCTTTATAGaaagttgataaaaaaaaatatatgtacatacatcaaatcatacagaaaacatatcggatttttacaaaaggaaaataaaataaaaataataaagaaatgagaatatataattaaatcataataattatttattattttatttattttaaatctgtCCGTAGATGTCACATGTTTCAACCACGACTTttcgtacaatgtttttttatctaaaaaagGACACTTAGCacaattttgtacatttttccgcctgttcctatctctGTTGCACGTTGCACGCAAATTGTCGCACCCATGATGCCTGTTATCAATGACACTGTGCAAGATGGacagtattataattatgtacgtGCGATAGACATGGAAACAGATGGATCTATGAACGAATTTTCTTATGGTACTTGTCCTTTATTTAACGGCAAGTACGGCAACAACCACTTGTTTAAGCCTTTCTTTTTACTCTGTTCTCTAATTAGTTATTTACCGTCACTGCTAGTATGAACCATTCGTTACGTCATTAGTTACTCTGGAAAAAATCTTGTGTGATGagtatataggtatatgtactagcataaatatgtatatcggtTATTTATCTGTATATGGTTATCATTGGCTCAGGCGAGCTATAGACGTGGAATAACGAGAAGAAGCAACAAATAGTGAAAAGTGTGAACAAAAGCcattgttacaaaattaaaatagatatttataattgtattaatGTTCAGACTGTAAGCAAGCCGTTTAGGATTCATTCCAAAAACCTTTTTATGGGCCGATTTTTGGAGGAATTTTATAAACAGGATTTTTGAATTTATCTGTTAAAACGGTTTTAAACAGTAAACATCATTTGAAGCCGGCTActcttatttaaaaatttaacacctGATCGCCATCCACTCCTCGGCTAGTCCTCCCTACCCCGGAGGCGGATTCTACAATTTGTTAAGAGTTTCATTTTGTTTTGACACGGCATATCAGAGAGAGTGAGCCACTCACGAATCAAAACGAGATGAAAACATTAACAAATCGTGAAATCAGAATCGGCCACCCGATCATCAAATAAACTTTTGTATTGTTCACGTTTCCTTAAGGCTCCGTTCGAATAGTGGCGTTTATCGGAATCAAAGTGCTTTCAttttttatcgtaaataaatcttaaacttttaatttctaGAGCatactacaaatatttatttcaggatCTTAGGTTAGCGTTTACTTCTTTTTCATAAGTTTAATtctgcattttttaaattaaaatgttaaaattaagcagccgttaaaacaaaaacacgttaataataaattaaagccATTTAAATATGTAATGTTTGCGCAGTTGTcgcattaattaaaatatacataaggCATACTATTATCATGACGCCAATAATATAACAGGTACAACTAGTCATGGTTAATTTTTTCTTATCAGACACTTAaacattatgtatttattatcgAGACTCCGAGCAATATTATTGAGCACGTTGAACAAGTAAGTGgtcggatatttatttttctaattagTAAATAGCCGCATAGCCTAATCGGTTGTGAACCTGCCAATGAAGCCAACCTGCCAATacctattttacataattaaatatattagaagTAACATACACCTATTTCCAATAAAGACATTTAAAAGTTCACGTAttacacaaaaacacaaaaatatgttgGACTCGACATGTTGTCGACTTGCGAAATCCAACAAAACGGTATATGTTGCGGGGCCAGGTATCTATAATAAACTACCCGGCAACATAAAGAATATTGAAAATGACCTGATATTCTacaattgattaaaaaaatggctgactacaaatgccttttatgacatgtcagaatattataataatgatttgaattttaatttaatttattggatgtatgaattgtgttgattattactattttatattgttatattttatattatttaatttgataattatgacatgtcagaatattataataataatttaatttaacttattggatatttgaattgttttgattatttttatactgttttattttactgtaattgaatttgattattattatttattatcgtaATTGACATcgacataattatatattgtattaccttttgacatgtaaaatttgtaattttatcaataaaggaatatgaatatgaaatatgaatatgaagCAGGAAGCCCtggtttcgaatcccggtgaATTGATTGTGTGTTCATGTattgtttcctatgtatttaagaatagttacatattatgtaagtatttctaaacacatgtattttataacTATCATCGTCTAGTTCCAACACACAGCTTAGTGTTATTGTAAGTCTGttctatagtatttatttatatattatttataaagtaaGTCGGTAAAATCAACATTGTATTACAGGAAATTTTTTACAGATCTTTAGCTTCAATATCGAGTCAATTCGAGTCTATAACTATGATTaacttatattatatctttagAAATCAGGCACTTCCTTAAAATTGAATGAcaatgaactattattactatgtATAGAtccggcacagagaaccagtattttacgccatgagttgttgttgttttgacaaccatagaagcggagcgtgaatctcgcgacctaaagacgtaagcgccatgaattttacatcGCTTACGACGTCCTGGTGGCATGGTACAAGTTGCGATTGCGACCATTTCATTgggtatggcttctctatactCAATGcaataaagtaatattttatttccagTATTGAGAAATCTTCTGATTGAACTATTAATACAATGGATAATTTAGAACAAAAGAAAAACGAAACgcaaaataattaccaaacaaCAGAAGAAGAAACAAATAATATAGTGAACAAAACTTTGACTCGGATGACTTTATACGAAGAACCTAAATATGTGGGTAAGTAAGTACACAGAATAATATACAGAATAGTATACAGTAACTATGAGTAGATTTATGGATTTGAAAACTTAAATCACCATAAAGTTTTTGTTTGGAGAATAATATTGAGATGCAAAACTCAAAAATATTGAAAGTTGTAAATTGAAgctaataatatttgaaattatacctttaaacgagcaattcttatatatatacatatatatatatatatatatttcgagaatctcggaaacggctctaacgatttcgatgtaatttgctatatgggggttttcgggggcgaaaaatcgatctagctaggtctcgcgcatttttgagtttcattatgtttttcgagcaaagcttggtctcccagatattaatatttgaaataGCAAGTAGTAGTAGTGGGAAAATAATGACATTTGTACAGATAAGATTGTAGAGACAATATGGTGATAGTTTTAGCTAAAAGTCTATTAATTGAGAACAAATGAAATCTTTATAGATACTAGgtatatatgttactgtaaaagcccgaagtacggtaaaacctaggatataccggtaagacctaggttttaccgatgccgatcggtaaaagcccgaaatgtgaaataattattgttcacttcgggcttttaccgacatggatttggtaaatcctaggtcttaccacgtcGACCGGTAAAGATTGAATCATccactggttcttgacattattagatgaaaatcttgtatcagtgtaaggggcgttacatgtagcgccatttagagtgatgcttcgtattgtttcggctattttactagtcatatagacggtctttcggttttgctgaaggtgagagtgaactctactcactgcaaattcgaacgccgtgagtagggatgtagaagtcctgagagcagagtaatgtacagtgtgtcacataccctttgtaagcaatatgcccagttggtgggaattttcgggctgtagctagccgctgtaatgggtaacagaaacgcATTCCGTGTGTGCTTCGTTTTTcagatgactagggtgcactgcataatgcagagattatcatatcgcgaacgattggcatcttgactaggtaccaaggtttaggtatagtttacagtaaaaacaaattaggtatctatttatAGTTCTCGCCTGTTGAAGCGACTATGGCTGGGTAATCAAATGACACCTAGATGCtttcaattaaatcattttattttaagtaaaaaaccttTTGCCAAGCGTGAGTCATGGTAGTGGTTCGTAAGGGAGAGAAATAAGCCTGTCTGGTTCCGTTGTATGTTGGTACTCCCCTGTCATGCTAGTTGGTCGCGGTCGCGGTTTTAAGCGCCGTGGACAGCTGATGTGGATGCGAAAGGAGGCCTCTGCGCCCCTAGGAACCTAACCGCGCCGCTAAAGGGTTATTTGAACCGGAATCTTACAGCTCTATTCTGTGAGAATGCTGTCGACCGAAAGTGCGATTTTGTGTCTTAAGCAAGCTGTCAGGTACTACAAGGACAGGAACACGCCGATCTATACGTGCTTTCTGGACTTGTGAAAGGCGTTTGACCTGGTTGTGTACGACAAGCTATAGTACAAGCTTACAAAAACGGGAGATTCGATTGAATATGTCGCGTTGCTTAAACATTGGTACAACAGCCAGGTCAATCGAGTGAGATGGGCGGGAGAGGAGTCTGACGAGTACAAACTACAATGTGGACCGAGGTAGGGCTAACATCCCTTCTCCTTTTCAACGTCTACGTAAACGAGTTGATCGAGGCACTCAGCAGGGCCCATGTCGGTTGCCATACAGGTGATGAGTGTTTTAACAATATAAGTTACGCTGACGACATGGCGTTGCTGGGGCCTTCGGCTGACGCGGTACGACAGCTCATCAATATTTGTGAGGAATACgcggctgccgaagcactgcagcgcgtccggcatgttcgctgaggcgcgagtagatgacttttttgccatcaggcggaaaagaatcgcctccatgctgagacggatgcgcggcagcagcaacagtctACTCAAGGTGTTGGCCGAGCACCTCGACTGCCccgttataaagttttgggtggaggtggcaaTTGGGAGAGCGAAATAGAGTATGGCAACCTGCGCCCCTATTTTCCACACATCTTAGTGTTTGGTTATAagttcttgtttttatttttctcttagaACCTAATTAGCAAAGTTTTAAGATTATACTAATAGTcgttatggatcagtgatctgaaataaacgggttttttattattttataatttatacccAGGGTACGAGACGAAACTTAAATACGTCCTTTTTtacatattaaaggttgtgctaaaatatttacttttatacctaacattttattctgtaaGAAAAGGAGACACTTGACCTGTCCGACGCGTCGCGTGTGATGTCACGGCGCGAAGCTCATGAACGCGACCGCACAGTACTGGACCCTAAAGGCAGCAGTGCATTAGCGCCAGAGTACTCTGAACGTACCGCGCGGTCAAAACTGCTAACGTTGTTGCTACGCTGAGACTACTCTCGCGATTGTACAGTCGCGCCTAGTATAACCTAATCTTACTTTGATTAGAATAACGTGCATCGTTACACtgtatattgctgtcccgctcccactgataatatatttaacactcgtatttcataaaaatagtcatagtgCTGACTGTTAATGTTCTGGTTTTGCTGTAGgtttagttacaatttttcaacaacaagtAAGAGGGAGAACACCCCCCGGCTGTGGAATATATGGTATGACTGGGCCATAAGGGGGGACCCAGCTTCCCTGCATGATCACCATctgctatgctgacgacacATCTTAGTGTGGCGACACCATGGTGGCTGTGTGGGGAAGGCACATGGAAGATAACTTTTTCAGAGCGGCGGTAGCGGCAGAGATGTCAGTGGGTCGCATCGAACGCCTAGGATTGAATGTGTCCCTCCTGAAGACTGAAGCAATTGTCTTCGGGGGACCTGGAAGGGCGCTACCTGAGGACTTAACTATAGCTGTTACAGGTGAGAGGGTTCCGGTCAATTCACACATGAAGTACCTGGGTCTTATTTTTGACCGGAGGTGGAATTTTGGACTGTATTTCCTCAGGTTAGCGCCCCGAATCGTGGGTGCTGCCTCAGCCCTTAGCTGGCTATTACCAAACGTGGGTAAGCCGAAAGCCCCTTGTCGGCGCCTGTACGTGGGCGTTGTTCGGAGCATGGCCTTATACGGGGCATGAATTTGGGCAGACAGGCTCTTGGCTAAAGCCAAGCCTCTCCTAAGGCGTCCGCTGAGGGTGGTGGCCTTGCGCATAATAAAGGCATACCATACGGAGTATTTCGCGGTGGCATGAGCCCTGGCAGGCACTCCACCCAGTCCACTTCAACCAGTGGCTCGATAGAGAACACGGGGTGCCCAGCTACAGATTGACACAGGAAACAACCGGACACGGTTGCTTCGGTCATTACCTGCATGAAATTAAGGTACGCCGAAACATGGCGGTGGCAGCGGAAATCACGAGGGGACCTCTCGCTGCACGACGTCGTGTCGGCCACGTTGCGCAGCAAGAGGGCATGGAAGGAAGTTAAAGCCTTTTGCGAAACCGTGATTTCCCAAAAGGAAGCAGCGGAGCGGTTGCGCGAAGATAGTGCAGATGCGCTACCGCTCCGGCGTAGGCGGAGAGGGAGGGTCTCCTCCCTAAGTAGGCAATATATCCTAGCCATCAGCTAGTTGTCCCCCTCGTAGaaagacctagatctatatgactagtaaaatagccgaaacaatacgaagcatcactctaaatggcgctacatgtaacgccccttacactgatacaagattttcatctaataatgtcaagaaccagtggATGATTCAATCTTTACCGGTCgacgtggtaagacctaggatttaccaaatccatgtcggtaaaagcccgaagtgaacaataattatttcacatttcgggcttttaccgataggcatcggtaaaacctaggtcttaccggtatatcctaggttttaccgtacttcgggtttttacagtaacatatatattttttatttttcttcgttatattaatatttacatacgTTAATATGTTTAATTCAAGGATACGGCTACCGACATCAGCAGACATTCCTATTATTCGTCTGTTTGACAGTAGCTTACAGTATGAGGACATGCATAGGGGTGGCCATGGTGGCAATGGTGCATGGAAGCtctgataaaaatattaacacgACTAAATTAACTAGTTCCTCAAATTCAATTGAAGCTGATAATCAGACGGAGATAAGAAACGTTGGAATACTAAATggaattatattttacaaaccAGTAAGTACTAAATGTCTCTACCTATTTAATATTCTATGGttttaaaataaggttaaatttataatgtaagGTTTCCCgggtttaaaataaaaggttgtGTTACTTTTATTCCAGATTTAGTCGTAACTAAATGCAGAACTTAATAATAACAAGTAGCATTTGACCAAGTTATAATTTTcgtggaaaatatttattgttttatgattttttttctttctttttttatacccCAGGTTTAAACGTTCGCGGGAGGGAGAGGACACAATTTATTTGCACTGttcttttaacttttaaaacattcattttaaatacataattatttacttaattctaAGCCATTTATTAAACGGAGTCACAaaattcgtaatttttttttcaagtaccCAAAATTTCAATGGGACAAAAAAACTCAAGACTACATGATGGCGGCATTTTCGTGGGGATACGTCATTCTGCAGATACCGGCGGGCCAACTTGCTCATCGGTATGGTACTAGGTACCTCCTTACAGGCGCGTTGGTTATAAACGGAATAATGTCTTTTTGTACGCCATGGGCGGCCTATTATGTAAGTAATaagattgtttttaatattcagtacatcaaagtaaaaaaaaatgttaatgctGATAAAAGTCAAGGCCTTTTTTGGATATTTTCGCAAAGTGACAAGGGATAATGCTGTCCTTTCCAacccattaaaaaaattacctttaaTAGTTATCTTCTGGTAATCTTgcagtacatttttttttcaacgttTTCTCAATGTCGATTTCAAGatggtttatattttttgtcataaccGCTTTGAACATATTTTTTAGGGAGGTTGGGTATTTGTCGTGGTTCTTCGAATGGTTCAAGGCTTAAGTCAGTCTTGTCTGATACCAGGTATGCACACAGCATTTGGAAAATGGGTGCCTTTAGAAGAACGAGGCAGGTTGTCGGCATTTGCATATGGAGGTAAGTTAAacactattaaaatataaccAATCATTTCTAGAACGAAACGaaattacctatttataaaatgtataatttttgggtacaatcttacacaaatcgactaaccTGAACCTAAGCCAAGATTGTACTAGGCTCCGGTatgcatacttatatagataaatatgtatactcaGATAAGattcataactcaggaacataaaataaatattcgtgAAACACAAATGCCCACACCGGGAATTAAACTCGGAACCTGAATGCATAGGGATATATTGCCTACATTTACTtacttttgtaaatatttctgTTTTGCCAAACTATTACTCGTAATTTGTTTACCTTCATAATTATAAGGAAGGCGTTTAAGCAACTTGTTTACCCACTGAAATCtctttatttgtttactttaccTACCGACCCACGATATTTATAATCTTCTTAGTAGAAATTGTTATTAATTGCAGGCCAACCTCTAGGAATTGTCTTGGGGCTACCAATAACAGGCTACATAGCAGCTTCTCCGCTTGGCTGGCCGGGGATTTTCCGCTTCTATGGACTTTTGTCATTATCCATGGGGGCCATCCTCTGGTTTCTTGGAGCTGATTCCCCTGGCCAACACTCAAAAATCTCTGTTGCTGAGAAACGGTACATCGAGGAGTCTCTGGGAGGAACTAGTACCACGGGCAAGGTAAAATAAGGCTGGGTAATCCgccaatcaataatttattttttgacaaTACGAGTACTTATAACAATAGCTTTGCCTTAgccattgaactattattactacgtatagaaccaGCACAGAGAACCGTAGATTGtaccatgagttgttgttgttttgacatcCAACCATAGAAgtggagcgtgaatctcgcgacctaaacgcgtaagcgccattaacttttacggcgcttacgacattttgactaaCTACTCCTTTTTTGAGACGAGTAGAAATCAATGATAATGGATATTCTGCAGGCTAAATGGTATTAACAATATGAAAAAGTCACTTATCGTAATCAAAGAGTTGTTCTTTTAGAATCATCTAAATGTCCCTTGGAAGGAGATGCTACGATGCAAGGCGTTGTACGCTATCGTGGTTGCTCACATCGGGCAGTCCTGGGGTCAGTTGTCGTTGTACACGGAGGTTCCGGCGTTTATGGACACAGTAATGAAAGTCAACATAAAAGCCGTAAGTCGATGACGTCATCATTTTGCTTGTAATGGTTATACTTTCGTTAATTgagataataatttttttttttttttttttctatttataataataagtattatgaTGCGCAGTCAGCTGTAGATATAGATAATCCCCCCTACAAACAAGTAATAAAGCAGGAGGAgtggggtcagttatctctgcagctgatgACACTGCAAGTTGAATAATTCATACTGAACTTAAACTATTTTACAGGTAGTGCATAATCGGATTGATCATGTCATGTTAAACATGTTAAACAGTTAtagtcaaataataacaaacaatgTCTTTCATTGGACGGATCATTTTCAGAACGGGCTCCTGACAGCATTGCCTTTCTTCGTGATGTGGCTCGCTAACTTTTTCTTTTGCTGGTTCGCCGATATGCTCATAGTCAAAAAGTTGCTATCCGTCACCAATACTAGAAAATTGGCTAATACATTAGGTAAGAATTTTAGATAGAAAagtctattttttatattcatcaAATCTATTATTATGTGATAACTTAATAtcatttgtataataaatattttctttgccTTTAGATAAACAGTATTGTTTAGAGTAAAAATGTAATTGattatattacttaaataaagtaagtaagtaaacactttattgtacgagaaaaataaatattacataagaTGGGATATAATTgggcagtacaaaggcgaacttatccctaagagggatctcttccagttaacccatacctaaaatagtaattaaaaactatatcttaagtaattatatattattacatactatatactatttataaataaatatctttatatacatatataaataaatatatattatgccCGTACACATCTTCCTACCTATCAGTAAGTTCTTCATCTGAGAGCCATAGTTTTTTTAGTTCATATTTTAGCGATGCCACTGATTGACACTGTCTCAAAGGAGGTGGTAGCGCGTTCCAAAGCTTAACAGAATTTACGGTGAATGATTTGTGTTATGATCGATGTTTATGAATCGGGATAGAGAGGGAAAGATCGGTGCTAGAGCGTAGCCGGTGGTCACTATCGTTTGCTAGAAACTTGAACCGCTCAGAGAGGTAGGGTGGGGACGAGGGAATGAATAGTAGAAAGGGGCAGATTTCCGATTTGCGAATTCAAGTGCGTCTAAataaaccaaaccaaacatatgtaaacaggtaaaataatcaattaaacCGATTGGTATACATATAATGGCAATATCTTATAAAATggttattttacatatatattgaCACCTCCAACAATAGCTCAATCAATTGAAGGGATTTTCTAATAGTGAGGTTGTTATAAGAGTTATAAAGGTTTCACTTTATTGAcggacaaaaaataaattagtaaatttaat includes the following:
- the LOC133524080 gene encoding putative inorganic phosphate cotransporter; this translates as MDNLEQKKNETQNNYQTTEEETNNIVNKTLTRMTLYEEPKYVGYGYRHQQTFLLFVCLTVAYSMRTCIGVAMVAMVHGSSDKNINTTKLTSSSNSIEADNQTEIRNVGILNGIIFYKPYPKFQWDKKTQDYMMAAFSWGYVILQIPAGQLAHRYGTRYLLTGALVINGIMSFCTPWAAYYGGWVFVVVLRMVQGLSQSCLIPGMHTAFGKWVPLEERGRLSAFAYGGQPLGIVLGLPITGYIAASPLGWPGIFRFYGLLSLSMGAILWFLGADSPGQHSKISVAEKRYIEESLGGTSTTGKNHLNVPWKEMLRCKALYAIVVAHIGQSWGQLSLYTEVPAFMDTVMKVNIKANGLLTALPFFVMWLANFFFCWFADMLIVKKLLSVTNTRKLANTLGSVIPAFGLILLAYVEKDIVIVETILVITCVFKTAFHVGCYVNHLDLAPNFAGTMMSISNFVANICSSLAPVVAGFILVADVTSELLWRKVFLVAAGLYLVTDLVYVVIGSAELQDWNNPEQCKNKNIENGEQTPML